Sequence from the Sphingobacteriales bacterium genome:
GCATTCCATATCACGCACATTTTCAGATCCGAGCAGCTGATGGGTATAATCCCGGAGAATGGATGACTGCTGTACAAGGTCATCATTGGTGAAATCGGAGCCCATCCAGCTTTGCATCATCATCGATGGTGGCAGCTTGATCATCTTTTCAATTCTGGGTTGCCAGTTCCACATCTCTTTTCCCCGTTTCAGAAAAACCTGCCCTTTTTCTTCTGCCGGATAGGTTATCAGTATCATAAAATAATCAGTTCCTTTTGACCATGATTTCATCCTGATGGTTCGTTTCCAGCCCGTACGCTCAATGGTCATCATCATTTCGCCCCGGCTTGAAGCGCCCCTGTTTTTTTCATCTGCTTTTTTGACAATTTCATAAGCGGTCTGAGCATTCATACTCAGTGGCAACATACAGACAACCAGTAGTTTGATAATTGTTTTGTTCATAAAATTTTATTTTTCGTACATTTTAATGATTCGTTCTTCAATTTCATCCAGCGGAAATTTTCCTTCTGAAAAAACATATTTCTGAATAGCTCCGGATAAAACTGCGCCAAGCATGGCCATTTCTGCCGTAGGATTTTGATACCCCTTGTTGTTGAAATACTCGTAAAATAAACGGCTGACATAGATTTCTTTTTCTTTCAGTTGTCCGGCAACGATGTTAAAAATCCCGGGCTGAGTGCTTAAAGCTGAGAAAAATTTCCAGTATTCAGTATTTTTTCTGACGCTGGAAAAGAGATTTCTGATATAAAAGATAAGTTCTTCATCCTGAAGAATTCCGTCTTTATTTACATCAATAGAACCAATCGTTTCATCAACAGCAGCAATCATTATCGTTTGAAGCAATTCTTCCTTGCTTGCAAAATAATTATACATCAGTCCTTTGCTGATGGCAGCTTCTTTGGCAATCTGGCTGATGGAAACACTGTGATAGCCTTTTTCGGCAAACAGTTTCAGAGCGGTTCGCAGGATTAATTCCCTTTTTTCTTTCCTGATGGCTTCAAACTGTTCGTCTGTTCTGGGCATAAAAGGTTTTATTATTGATTGAACGTTTGGTCAAAGATAAAATAGCATTTTTGAAACAGACAAATTTTTTTGAAAAAAAATTCTTTAGTTGTGGGTTAAAATATTTTTACCAGAT
This genomic interval carries:
- a CDS encoding outer membrane lipoprotein-sorting protein, whose translation is MNKTIIKLLVVCMLPLSMNAQTAYEIVKKADEKNRGASSRGEMMMTIERTGWKRTIRMKSWSKGTDYFMILITYPAEEKGQVFLKRGKEMWNWQPRIEKMIKLPPSMMMQSWMGSDFTNDDLVQQSSILRDYTHQLLGSENVRDMECWKIELTPKPEAAVVWGRIILWITKTGYDMWKTQYYDEDGELVSTENAFNLKKMGDRTIPTKIEIIPADKPTQKTILEIISMEFNVPLNDNFFTQQNMKTVK
- a CDS encoding TetR/AcrR family transcriptional regulator; this encodes MPRTDEQFEAIRKEKRELILRTALKLFAEKGYHSVSISQIAKEAAISKGLMYNYFASKEELLQTIMIAAVDETIGSIDVNKDGILQDEELIFYIRNLFSSVRKNTEYWKFFSALSTQPGIFNIVAGQLKEKEIYVSRLFYEYFNNKGYQNPTAEMAMLGAVLSGAIQKYVFSEGKFPLDEIEERIIKMYEK